The following proteins are encoded in a genomic region of Cryptomeria japonica chromosome 11, Sugi_1.0, whole genome shotgun sequence:
- the LOC131038118 gene encoding zeatin O-xylosyltransferase-like — protein sequence MHKRGKKWPLGFLELLNAPYTLEDRERAEVIATVAPSMVSTPQFIGEASETPVVLVWNKTYKFKSFVVLNCGTTALVLLDSQTDIVRWKRAAFIQMQMNWYPMDSDESGAEIHVVMVPILAQSHMNQLLHFSTAIAGRGLSVSFVATSTHIHQVRHRFQGCDLHKFNIRFEELHMPELPDGEANAESTHMFPIHLASLFDCGDLLRPQMDSLLCKICSSNTKKVVMVYDPQMGWVQPLADKYEIPAYKFMPVGIYPALWFNHKLIGTEFAGLRFSSLKVPLLRTLTEQHLRFVARVEPFLVPAKGTIINTFRAIEAPFIDLAQERNVFGDDPVWTVGPLLPHQLLSEEPLRTDCECTRWLDSHSPASVLYVSFGSVSSLPAAQIREIALGLDRSGHPFLWVLRASDTSRFSAEVDSNGICEFLPEGYENRIRGRGFIVTNWVPQLEILFHKSTGGFLTHCGWNSTVESICAGVPIVAWPLHSDQFANAKLLACELKTGVEVKEWSNTEEYEMVSAEEVEVAVKRLMVSEEGM from the coding sequence GTAGTGCTTGTCTGGAACAAAACCTACAAATTCAAAAGCTTTGTAGTATTGAACTGTGGCACTACCGCCCTAGTCTTACTGGACTCTCAGACTGATATAGTTCGGTGGAAGAGGGCAGCGTTTATTCAAATGCAAATGAATTGGTATCCAATGGATTCAGATGAAAGTGGTGCAGAAATCCATGTTGTGATGGTGCCTATCCTTGCACAGAGTCACATGAATCAGCTCCTTCATTTCTCCACGGCCATAGCCGGACGAGGACTAAGCGTATCGTTCGTAGCCACCTCCACCCATATTCATCAGGTCCGCCACCGTTTTCAAGGTTGCGACCTTCACAAGTTCAACATTCGTTTTGAGGAACTGCACATGCCAGAACTACCAGATGGAGAGGCCAACGCTGAAAGCACACATATGTTTCCCATCCATCTGGCTTCTCTATTTGATTGCGGAGACCTGCTACGCCCTCAAATGGACAGCTTACTATGCAAAATCTGTTCCTCCAATACCAAGAAAGTCGTGATGGTGTACGATCCACAGATGGGTTGGGTTCAGCCATTGGCTGACAAGTATGAAATTCCAGCTTATAAATTCATGCCTGTGGGCATTTATCCCGCGCTCTGGTTTAACCATAAATTGATCGGCACTGAATTCGCAGGGTTGAGGTTCTCCAGTCTTAAAGTACCGCTATTGCGAACCCTAACCGAACAACATTTGAGGTTCGTGGCCAGGGTGGAACCGTTCCTAGTGCCTGCTAAAGGAACAATCATCAACACCTTCCGAGCGATTGAAGCTCCATTCATTGACTTGGCCCAGGAGAGGAATGTTTTTGGCGACGATCCTGTGTGGACAGTGGGTCCTCTCCTTCCCCACCAATTGTTGAGCGAGGAGCCATTGAGGACGGATTGTGAGTGCACGAGATGGTTAGACAGCCATTCTCCGGCTTCCGTTTTGTACGTCTCTTTTGGCAGCGTTTCTTCTTTGCCCGCAGCACAAATCCGGGAGATTGCCTTGGGATTGGACCGCAGTGGACATCCTTTCCTGTGGGTACTCAGGGCCTCCGACACCTCCCGTTTTTCTGCTGAAGTGGATTCGAATGGGATATGTGAGTTTCTGCCGGAAGGGTACGAGAATCGAATACGAGGACGCGGCTTTATTGTGACCAACTGGGTGCCTCAGCTTGAGATACTGTTCCACAAGTCTACGGGAGGATTTTTAACTCATTGTGGGTGGAATTCGACGGTGGAGAGCATCTGTGCAGGAGTTCCCATTGTTGCCTGGCCTCTGCACTCCGATCAGTTCGCCAATGCTAAGCTTTTAGCTTGCGAGTTGAAGACAGGTGTGGAAGTGAAGGAATGGAGTAATACAGAGGAGTACGAGATGGTGAGTGCGGAGGAGGTCGAGGTGGCAGTGAAACGATTGATGGTGAGTGAAGAGGGAATGTAA